In Miscanthus floridulus cultivar M001 chromosome 19, ASM1932011v1, whole genome shotgun sequence, the DNA window aaaacaaaatagctcctacaaaatatacctttgccttgagctttttatttttctctttcttcttttcaagtcgaagcacttgatcatcaccatgccatcatcatcatgctatgatcttcatttgcttcaccacttggagtgtgctacctatctcatgatcacttgataaactaggttaacacttagggtttcatcaattcaccaaaaccaaactagagctttcaacagcaCTCACCGCTTCCACCACTACGTCAGCCCTGTCCCGTCCTCCTATTGTTAAGCAGCCTATAGCCTCCAGCGCAGGCTCCGAGGGTGGCTCTGCTCCCTCCAAGAACCGCCGCGGAAAACGCGGCGGCTGGTGCGACGGCGCTGGTGGTAAACCGGCGCCCACTGGCACACAGCCAGGTGCCCAGTCCAGCGCACCCTTTGGTGGACAGGGCACGCCATGGCCCTCCTTCTACCGCTCGTGGGCCGGGGCCATCCAAATGTGGCCTGGACCACAGCCTGGGCAACGACCTCCACTTGCGCCACTGCTTGGCACCCCTCAGCATGCTCTGCTGGCCCAACAGCCTCTTCAACAGCATGTTGTGCCTGCCCCGGTCCTGGAGAATGCCAGGTCTTTGACTGCACCACCCCTCGGCTACTACCAGCCGCACACTGGACTTTCTACATGGGATCAACAATCTCTGGCATCGACATTCAGCACCATGACGCTGCAGTAGCCACAAAACAACAATGACTGGTACTTCGATTCAGGTGCAACCTCTCACATGTCATCACATTCCAATTCGCTTTCACATACTACTCCCTCGCGGTATCCTACTCCATCGTCCATTGTTGTCGGTAACGGATCCTTACTCCCCGTTACATCCACTGGCTCTATAGTTATTTCATCATCTTTACGTCTTAATAATGTGCAGGTTTCCCCACAACTTATTAAGAACCTAATTTCTATTTGCTAGTTCACTATTGATAACAATTGTTCTGTTGAGTTTGATCCAACTGGGTGTTCTGTGAAGGATCTTCTGTCTCGGAACGTGATCGTCAGGTGCAATAGCTCCAGACCGTTGTACCCTCTCCGGCTGCCAGCTGCTCAATCCTTGGTCACCGCCACCGAGTCTTCACTTTGGCATCGCCGCCTCGATCATCCTGGACACGAGGCCCTCTCCAAGCTTGCGTTGAGTCTTCCTACTTGTCATCATGATATTACTACTGTCTGTCATGCATGTCAATTAGGTCATCATGTGGGTCTTCCATTTCATTTGTCAACTTCTCGAGCATCCAATAAATTTGATCTGATACATTGTGATATGTGGACATCACCTGTTCTTAGTGTCTCGGGCTATAAATATTACTTGGCTATTCTTGATGATTGTTCACATTATTTATGGACGTTTCCTCTGAAGTTGAAATCTGACGCTTTTCTGACAATCGCTCACTTTTTTGCCCTTGTGTCCACTCAGTTcggcaccaccatcaaggtatTTCAGTGCGACAACGGTCGTGAGTTTGACAACTCTAGCTCCCGCACATTCTTCCTTACCCATGGTGTTCGCCTCCGCATGTCGTGCCCATACACTTCTGCTGAGAACGGTAAGGCCAAGGGCATCATTCGTTCCATTAACAATGTGACTCGCTCCCTACTGTTCTAGGCTTTCCTCCCACCCTCATTCTGGGTCGAAGCTATGCAGACAGCCACATATCTCATTAACATCTTGCCCACCAAAACGCTGAGCTCATCCACCCCACACTTTGCCCTCTTCGACACGACGCCCTCCTATGATCACCTACACGTTTTTGGCTGCACTTGTTATCCCAACTTGTTCGCCACAGCTCCCCACAAACTTTCCCCTCGATCCACCTTGTGTGTCTTCCTGGGATATTCAGCCCATCTTAAAGGATACCGCTGCCTTGATCTCTCTTCCAATAGAGTTATCATCTCTCGTCACGTCGTCTTTGACGAGTCAGCATTCCCCTATGCTAAGCGTGCCTCCACTCCATCACCTGCAGACTTTGATTTTTTGGACATTACTGACTATATGTCGGCTCCCATCAGACCAGCACATAAGTTTCTATCTGCAGGCACTGGTCCTTCAACACCCGCACAGCCACGTGCGGTTGCGGCTGACACCGATGATTACCTGGCTGGTTCAGCAGCGCTTGATGCGCTCCACCAGTTGCGCCTGCCTCGCCTTCGCCCGCACAACCACGTGCGGCTACGATGTCACCATCGTCTGCACGGCCACGTGCGGCACCGACTTCTTCGACCTCGCTGTCACCTGTAGCTTTGGCCGAGCCGCGCGGACCCTCGTCCGGTTTCCCACCGCTGCCTGTCCTCCCGATGCCCGCAGTCCGTCATGTGTACATGCGCCGTGAGTGCCAAGCTGCTGTTCAGCTAGCTGCTGCCCCTACACCGTGCTGGGAGGGCCCAACTGCTGCCTGGCCAGCTGCTGAGCGCCCAGCTGTTGTCCAGACAGACGCTGCACCTGCGTCGCTGCCCAAGGGTGCTGTTGTTGTCCCCCCAGTGATCAACCAGCACCCCATGGCCATGCACGCGAAGACTGGCTTCCAGATTCCTGCTCTCTATCATGCTACGCCACTGTCTCCAGTGCCCAAGACCTTCCGCAACGCACTCGCCGATCCGAATTGGCGTGCTGCTATGGAGGAAGAACATGCTGCTCTTCTCCAAAACCACACATGGGATCTTGTTCCTCGCCCCCCCTCAGGCTAATGTGGTCACCGGAAAGTGGATTTTCAAGCACAAGTTCAACGCCGACGGGTCACTTGAGCGGTACAAGGCACGCTGGGTCCTTCGCGGCTTCACTCAGCGGCCTGGCGTGGATTTTTCAGAGACTTTCAGTCCAGTTATGAAGCCTGCCACAGTTCGCACCGTGCTTTCTCCGGCTTTGTCTCACCAGTGGCCCGTGCACCAGCTTGATGTGAAGAATGCCTTCCTACATGGCAATTTGTCAGAGACAGTGTATTGTGTACAGTCGTCTGGTTTTGAGGATCCCACCCACCCGGACTTCGTGTGTCAGCTCAACAAGTCCTTGTATGGGTTGAAGCAGGCTCCTCGTGCTTGGTACAGTCGGTTCGCCACTTTTCTGTTGTCTCTCGGGTTTGTCGAAGCCAAGTCAGACACCTCGCTCTTCATCTACCGGCGCGGCTCAGATATTGCATATCTcctcctgtatgtggatgacatattccTCACAGCCTCCTCCTCGGGTCTCCTTCGGCGGATCATTTCGGCCCTCCAATAGGAGTTCTCAATGAAGGATCTTGGCAAACTGCATCCCTTTCTCGGTATGCATGTTCAGCAGTGTGGTGACGGTCTCTTCCTTTCGCAGCGGCAGTACACGCTGGATATCTTGGACCGTGCTGGGATGGCTGAGTGTAAGCCGTGTTCTACTCCAGTCAACACAAACCCCAAGGTTGCAGCGGCTGATGGAACAGATTATCGAAGTCTTGCTGGCGCATTACAGTATCTGACCTTCACCCGGCCTGACATCGCTTATGCTGTCCAGCAAGTCTGCCTTCACATGCATGACCCACGGGAACCACACTTGGCGGCACTCAAGCGCATCCTTCGTTATGTTCGGGGCACTCTCCACTTAGGTCTACTGTTGCGGCCATCTCCTGCCACTGATCTTGTGGTCTACACTGACGCTGATTGGGCTGGTTGCCCTAACACGCGCAAGTCCACCTCGGGCTACGCAGTGTTCCTCGGTGATAATCTCGTCTCCTGGTCATCCAAGCGTCAGAATACAGTCTCCAGATCCAGTGCTGAAGCTGAGTACCGCGCGGTGGCCAACGGTGTTGCTGAGGCCTCTTGATATGTCCTCATTGATATTTGATTGTGAAGATAGATGTCATCGTTACTGGCATGATCTTTTGTGATATGCTCCAATCAAAGCCCATCTCTCAGCAGTACCAATGCAGCAGCCTAAGAAACCATCATTACTGGCATgatcttttgtttttatttgtgcTTCATTTGACCCCAGAACCTGCCCAGTGCTTGTGTACCGCAGAAGGATGTCACAGTTCTGCTCGTTAACACAACTAGATGATACAAGCAATACTCCTAAAGGAATCCACTGATGCAACAGGTTAAAGTACGAGGGATGGAGGTCCGATACTTTTCCAACTTGCACTTGAGGAAAGGCAGTTGTCCTACAACATTTTACACAGCGATCATCAAATTCTTTAACCAGGGAGCTTACAGTGTTTATTGGCACATGGAATTTCTCTGAATTCGCAGCTGTGGGTATTCGCAGTTTCCTCCTATGATTCACAGTACTTTGGTAGCTTAGGCACTTTTTATTGTTCCTAGCCCAAGAATGTGATATTTCCAAAATATTGTTTGATAGCACCTCGCATTGATCATCATTAGAAGGGCATAGCACCCAAGAAAGGTAAAAGGCTGCCCTCTGAACAAGACTGACATCACTTattgattcagcagttatctctTTGGATAATGTTTCTGATAAATAATCTTGTGAGCCTTCTCTGTGGAAAAGTAAAGCAGTTGCAAAACTGAACCAGACGCGGAAATTAATAATCATGTACCTGCAGAACCACAGTTATATCAGGTGCAGTTAACTTCTGTCATACAAATGCTAAACATCTAGCTGTATTGCATATTTGAAAACACATACCAAGCAGAATTGTATTTTACCAATCCCTTCGATGGTTGTACTTGTAAGTTTTTCTGCGAAGAGCATCTAGTTCTTGTGCTGTCCAAGTGAACCAAGGCACTGATATAAGAAACTAGGTCCAAAAAACCTTTACAAGATAAGGGTCCAGTTAGTATCGCAAGCAAGTCACTTTGTTGGCTTGGGAAGTAAGCATGTGAAAAGGGGAATCTCTGCCCCAATTCTATGGATATTCCCCATGACATAGGCTTGAGAAGAATGTCTAATGCCAACAATACcaatgcattgtgaagttctacCACAGAACCCAAACCCCTGCACAAATAAAGGATGAATAAAGAGATTTTACAAGAAGCAGTCCTTAAACAGCGAGCCCACAATGTATAACTAGTTCAGACAATATATAGAGATGTGTAAATGTAACATCCATAATAGTGTTGTTGGTAAAATATCATTTAGGGCTACAGAAAGCAAggataccaaaaaaaaaaaacccctaAAAATTCAGTCAAATTTATTTCTTTGAAAAATGTAAGATCAAAATTGGAATTAAAAATTAAGTGACAAATGTGGAATAAGTTTGGTACTGTTCATTGAATGAAATCTGTTTCAAACCACTTTCCTAAGATAACTTTAATCCACTGCCTGTTTGGTGCATTCCTAATTTAGTCATGTCGGAGTTTCTGAAATAACTATATGGTGGACTGCCACGATGTGGCAAGCCACTCTTAACCTTTGCTGCTCTGCAGTTCTATTTGTAAGATTAAAAGTATGTGTAGAAGCCCACTAACCGCGACCGGGACACATCAAACCCAGTGCAAACAACAGTATAGGGCATTTCATATGAGTGTTTGAGGTGTGAACTTACGTTGCTAGAAACCAGAAGTGTAATAGTGATCTCATCCCCATAAATATTGTTGGGGAGCAAACCAGGTGTCGGGTACTACGataaggggtcccctaagcaacaatcgaaaaattcgcttagaccccgtcaaaaatcaaagccaagggacaactattggctaaaccccggccatgtccgaggccacctactctccgcctcgctagaggcctcgcacggaaggcctcggacggcctaccgaatttccgcctcgctcgaggtctCACACGAAAGGCCTCGGCTGGGGatccgattctccgtctcgcccgaggccccgcgtgtACGGCCTCGGACGAGACGTCGAATCTCCGTCCcgctcgaagccggctcggcaataaccccgtcgcctctgccttGACCGATCTCCCCAACAGAGCATCACgaccaattaatgcgaccaaccactcccgcgatatcagccgaacgacggctcgacacagcggagtggccgacgagacgccagtcacatcgaagccatgccATCCAGGACCGGAAAGGGCAGGGGTTACTGGCCGCTGTGcttagcactgtgcccacgactgacacccataccgcactatgctacctaacccctgctccaggaacagcgcggcgtggggagtcctgggttactatagcctcggaatcagtgtacaggaccaaccgctccctccacgcctcggcaTTCTACTTTAGGGTCTCGACAACCTCGGGAtttgcgcccgccgagcccctccacgatggctcggcctcggcaccaactaagccttggctcttcacgcggtcaacacacagcaaccagcacgtcacttgccaggccctgcgtcaagccatcactggagctcccacgtcgcgtaggatcggatgtgaccggcgcgttgctccatcatttcaagggcaggaccactccatcaaccatgccaccacagtaacatgctacagggctcggacatgccgcctctgttcgcacgacgtcATGTAGCTAACATATGTATCATCCCTGTCCCCCCTTttactataaaagggagggaccggggccgtttctagggatgACCAGTTCAGGCTCATGAGCTCACAAGGTAGACAAACACACGCTCGATACTTTATAACACGCACTCTTCCCCACTGctggagatcaacatctcaagcaatccacaccgccccacaccgagacctgggaccagctccctctctcaccctgcttgtaaccccctactacaagcacttcggtgcaaggaatacaagatcgatttctcagactagatgtagggcacctattgcctgaaccagtataaaccttgtctctttgcatcaccatccggaattatGAGCACgtagtacatttttactagttggtcgAGGAAccaccggtccgaaacaccgagagttggcgcgctaggtagggggattctgtgtgtcagcttcatcatcctaacaagttccggatggcagaccccgtacaaccactgcgtctcggcacggtgatctggttcgggagcctagagttcatgtctctaggatgtgagtacgatatggtactcctcacgccgcgagccccaccaaccgacgacaACATCACGCATTAGTAGCCCGAGCGCagacggcgcccgggcggccgctctcgttgcactcgccaggcacgacgcgagcggggCGGCCCCGGCACCGCGCAAGCTCTGGGTGACGCGTCGCActcca includes these proteins:
- the LOC136525652 gene encoding uncharacterized mitochondrial protein AtMg00810-like, whose translation is MHVQQCGDGLFLSQRQYTLDILDRAGMAECKPCSTPVNTNPKVAAADGTDYRSLAGALQYLTFTRPDIAYAVQQVCLHMHDPREPHLAALKRILRYVRGTLHLGLLLRPSPATDLVVYTDADWAGCPNTRKSTSGYAVFLGDNLVSWSSKRQNTVSRSSAEAEYRAVANGVAEAS